In a single window of the Pseudodesulfovibrio profundus genome:
- a CDS encoding NmrA family NAD(P)-binding protein — MSTIFVAGANGRIGGAVLNALIGAQMDVVAGVHSEERAEAFRKDGQEARVVDFTDQSSMVAGMEGCDKLFLVLPLVEGMTRMGHLAVEAAKEAEITYIVRSSGYAASSDAHWMLGREHGMVDQFVEDSGIDFTVLRPNSLMQNFSTALAPMIQSGNIMLPEDDARVSYLDARDLGACAATLFQDAGEHRNKMYALTGPEGLSLAEVATTLTDVAGHSVTYTPIEEDQYVEGCVQAGVPEWTVRMLVSLSRVVKLGMAGNVTKAVEYITGSPARTFGDFTREHADIWK, encoded by the coding sequence TGGACGTTGTCGCTGGAGTACACAGCGAGGAACGTGCGGAAGCGTTCCGAAAGGATGGACAGGAAGCCCGGGTTGTTGATTTCACGGATCAGTCTTCCATGGTTGCTGGCATGGAGGGGTGCGACAAGCTGTTTCTGGTCTTGCCGCTCGTTGAAGGCATGACCCGCATGGGCCATCTGGCGGTGGAAGCGGCCAAGGAAGCCGAGATTACATATATCGTACGATCTTCCGGCTATGCTGCTTCATCAGATGCCCATTGGATGCTGGGCCGCGAGCACGGCATGGTCGATCAGTTTGTTGAAGACTCCGGCATCGACTTCACGGTGCTGCGTCCCAACTCCCTCATGCAGAATTTTTCGACTGCTTTGGCACCCATGATCCAGTCCGGCAATATCATGCTGCCGGAAGATGATGCCCGGGTCAGTTACCTCGACGCCCGTGATCTGGGCGCGTGCGCTGCGACTCTGTTCCAGGATGCCGGGGAGCATCGCAACAAGATGTACGCCCTGACCGGTCCCGAAGGACTGTCTCTTGCCGAAGTCGCCACCACCCTGACCGACGTGGCAGGACACAGCGTCACCTATACGCCCATCGAAGAGGATCAGTATGTGGAAGGGTGTGTGCAGGCCGGTGTGCCTGAATGGACCGTTCGGATGCTGGTGTCCCTCAGTCGTGTGGTCAAACTCGGCATGGCCGGAAACGTGACCAAAGCCGTGGAATACATCACCGGCTCCCCGGCTCGTACCTTTGGTGATTTTACCCGGGAACACGCGGATATCTGGAAGTAG